A window of Blautia argi genomic DNA:
TTTTTTAAGATTCTGAAAAGACAGGAGGATTTATTATGGCTGAAAAAACAGACCGGCGCGTGAGAAAGACAAAAGCCCAGCTCAGACTTGGGCTTGCCAGACTCATGAAGCAGAAAAGCATTAAGGAAATCACAGTAAAGGAACTGGTAAATGAGGTCGATATCAATCGTTCTACCTTTTATCTGCACTATACGGATATTTATGACCTGCTTCATTCTATTGAAGACGAACTCACCAGAGAAATCCGGGATACCTTTCACACTCACCCGGTAAGCCCTTTCACAGAAGACAGCCTTCCTTTTGTGGAAGATATTTTCCGTATTCTGGCTGAAAATAAAGATATCTGCAACGCACTATTCGGTCCTAACGGAGATATCGCCTTTATTCACAGAATTGAAAACCTGATTTCCGCACACAGCCTCAACGTTCTGCGGGAAACCTTTCCCGATAATATCGAAGAACTGAAGTATTCGTATTCCTTCTGCCTTACCGGGTGCATAGGCTTAATTAAAACCTGGCTCACATCTGATACCAATGAGTCGCCTCAGGAAATGGCTGAAATTGCTTTTAAGCTGATTATCAATGCAGTAAAAACCTTTTACCCTCAGCCTGCGTAAAAATAATCACATAAAAAGAGGTCGTCGCATATTCCTGATTGCCATTTTATGCGACGGCCTCTGTATTCTCTATTCTTTCTTTTCCTTATTCCTCTTCTTTTGTCATTTTTGCAGCCAGCTTTTTCTTAATTCCATTCATCCCCTGGTAAGTTTCTGCCAAACTCTGCTGCGTCTTGTTAATCACATTTACATATTCTGCAATCTTATACTGCACCTCAGAAACAGCCTGATGAACCGCCTCATAGTCTGCCTGAGAACCAATCTGACGCTCTGCTTCCTTCCATTTTTCCCGCAGTGTCTGATTTTCTCCTCTCAAACGCAGAATTTCTCTTGCCAGCTTATCTTTTAACATCTGCTTTTCATTATCTGTGCGCACATATTCCTCATAGGCATCTTTCCATTTTGTTTCCATTTTATCCAGGGCTTCCTGAAGCCGTTGATTTTCTTCCTCCAGCCTTGTAAGTTTCTGTTCCTGTTCTTCAGCCAACTGAGAGCTGTTTGTTTCTTCCTGACGTAAAAGCCCCTCCAGCTCCTGAATCTTTGCCTGATAACCGGCAGCTTCTTCTTCCTTCTCCTTTTTCAGGCGGAAAATTTCTTCATTGGTATTTTCTACATATTCAATAACATCATCTTTTTTGTAGCCTCCTACAGAGCTACGGAAATTTAATTCCTGTTCCATGGTTCTTCTCCCCTTTATATTTCTTTTAAAATATTCCCCTTACATCGTCTATTCTGTTCTCGTATCCTGTCCTGACCCCGAATTTTGCTTTTGCAGCCAGTCATCTCTTAACACTGCATAAAGCTCTGCCTCTGTTGCATAGTAGTATGGGAAACTCCAGAAAATTCCTGCAAGTCCACAGGTAAATACTGCCAGCAAATCCCACCCCAGGAAGGAAAGCTGAAGACAAAAAGCGTCAAACTTCTGATTTCTCATCATCTGTCTGGAAATAGCAAAGGCGTCTTCCTGTCTGATGTCCGGCTGTTCTGCCAGAATATAAGGAACCATCATATATTCATAGGTTTTAACAATCCCCGGAATAATAAACAGCAATGTCCAGAGAAAAATCTTCAGGTTCATCAAAAACATAACCCACACAACATTTCCGTAATGAGAACCCTGAAATCCAAACAAAATCTTCGATACCGGTGCATTATAATCTCTGTTTTCCACAAAGAAACGGCAGCCTCCCACAGTAAATACATTCCAGAGAAAAATACCAAGCAGAATAGAAAGAATACTTACGCCGATCACAACGCCCCATTCAATAAAATAGTATTCCTCGTCCCCAACACGTTCCATAGCCGTTACAACACCTGAAAGCAACATCAGAATTATACTCATAAGTACACAGGAACCATAATTTCCTCTGAATGCTTCTTTTGCCTTTGTTTTCAGTTCCAGTCTGCTCCAATTCGCTCCATATTCCATACCACACCCTCCTTTTTCTTTTCTGCTGAAAAGGAATCCCGTAAATTCACTTTAATGTCAGAAAATTCTCTCGTTCTACTTTTTTTAGTATTATATTATTATATATTACTACAGTTTCTGTAAACTTTCCACAATATTCACTCCAAAAAAAATAAATATTTTTTTCAAAAAAGTGTTGACATTTCTCTCTCTTTACCGTATAATCAATTTTGTTGCTGAGGAACACAGATGACAAACAGTAACAAATGTGCGTTTAGCTCAGCTGGATAGAGCGTTTGGCTACGGACCAAAAGGTCGGGGGTTCGAATCCTCTAACGCACGTAAACCTTATATCTTCGGATATAAGGTTTTTTTGTTTTTACCGAAATTTTCCTGTGCAGCACATATTCACTTTGAAAGGAGTTTTCCTATGTTTACTTCATCTCATTTAAGACAGCAGCTCTCTTCTATTAACAGAAAAAGCTATCCTGCCTACAAAACTTTAAAGGGCACCTATGATTTCGGAGATTATCAGCTCTGTATTGACCATGTGCAGGGAGATCCCTTTGCCTCTCCCTCTCACATCAGTATCCGAATTTCCAGAAAGCTTGCAGGCTTCCCGGACTTCTGCCTGGCTTCCCGGGAAACCTGTATTGCGCTTCAGGACTATCTTCTTCGAAAATTTGAGGAGCAAATTGCTTCCTATAGCTTCAAAGCAAAAGGTTCAGGCAAAAGCGGTCTGATTTCCACCACGCACTGCGGACAGGAAATTCTGGAACGCACTGCCTGTCAGATTACTGCAAAAGAACTGATTGTGCGTTTTACTGTAGGATTTCCTGCAAACGGCAGAACCATCAATGCCTTTGAACTGGAAAAAATCTTTTTTGATTTTCTTCCTATATGTATACAGAAAGCTCTGTATTATAAAAATCTGAATAAGAAATCTGTAGAAGAGGTTATTTTCCTGGCAGAAGACCAGATGTTTGTCCGAAAAGAGCTGGAAAAGCGAAATCTTGCCGCCTTTGTCGCTGATGGTGCGATTCTGCCCAGACAGAGCGGCGTATCTCAAAAGCCCATGAAAAACAGCATACCTTTTACCTCTCCTGCCTCTCTGAAAACAGAGCTTTTCCTTCCTCACAGGGGCAAACTTACCGGTATGGGAATTCCAAAAGGCATTACTCTGATTGCAGGCGGTGGCTATCACGGCAAATCCACGCTTTTAAATGCACTGGAAACAGGTGTATATAACCACATTTTGGGAGATGGCAGAGAATATGTTATCACAGACAGCACAGCCTTAAAGCTACGCTCAGAGGACGGCAGATTCATTAAAGATGTGGATATTTCTCTGTTTATTAATGACCTGCCGAACAAAAAAGACACCCACTGCTTCTCTACCCTGGACGCCAGCGGCAGCACCTCCCAGGCAGCAGGAATTGTAGAGGGCATGGAAGCAGGCACAAAGCTTCTTCTTTTAGATGAGGATACCTCTGCCACCAACTTTATGGTACGGGATACCTTTATACAGCAGGTTATCAGCCGGGATAAGGAACCCATTACCCCGTTTCTGGAACGCGCCCGGGATTTGTACAGCAAGGCCGGCATTTCCACCATTCTGGTTGCCGGAAGTTCAGGCGCTTTCTTCCACATTGCAGACACGGTCATTCAAATGGACAGTTATAAAGCGCTGGATATTACAGAAAAAGTAAAAAAACTGTGTGCCGAATATCCCCTCCTTCCTTCCCCGGCTCCTGTCTTTTCCATGCCAAATTTCCGGCGTACTATGACAGCTCCTGCAATAAAGAGAGACGCCTATAAAGAATTAAAGCTAAAAAAACAAGGGAAAGATTCCTTTTCCATTGGAAAGGAAAACGTGGATTTGCGGTATATCGAACAGCTTGTAGATTCCGAGCAGACAGCCGCTCTTGGAGAATTGCTCCGCTATGCCAGAGAACATCTCATTGACAACAAAAAGACCGTTTCCCAAGTCATTGAGCTTTTAGAAGAAAAGCTGAAAAAAGAGGGACTTGCCGGTATCTGCAGCAGTTCTTATACCCCCTGCGGGCTTGCCATGCCAAGACGCCAGGAAATTTATTCCTGCTTTAACCGGTATCGGAGATAAGGCAGAAAATACTTCTCTTCTCTAAAATAATTGGGAATATTTATACCTCTCCCCAAAACCGGTTCGTATAAATATTCCCAATATTTTTTTAATCTTTTTATCCTTTTACTGCTCCCAGCGCAATTCCTTTTGTAAAATATTTCTGTAAAAACGGATACAGACACAAAATTGGCAGCATGGCTACAAATGCAATTGCCATACGCACAGACGCTGAAGGGATATCCGCAATCGCTGTAGTGGAAGCTCCCGATGCATTCTGCGTCAATGCTGTAAGGTCTGTAATCATTTTATTCAGTAAATTTTGAATTCCGTACAATTGTGTATCTCTTATGTAGTACAAACCATTTGTCCAGTCATTCCAGTATCCCAATCCGGAAAGTAATCCCATAGCTACCAGAATCGGCTTTCCCAGAGGAAGCACAATTTTGCCGAAAATCTGAAACTGGCTTGCCCCGTCAATCTGAGCCGCCTCAAACAGCGCATCTGGAATGCTGTTTGCAAAGAAAGTACGAATCAGCATGACATTCATGGCACTCATAAGAAATCCCGGTACAATATATGCCAAAAGCGTATTGTTAATATGAAAAATCCCGGTATACATCAGATAAGTAGGTACCAGTCCGCCATTAAACAACATGGTAAAAAATATGTAGAAGCTGAGAATTCTTCTTCCCGGTAAATTTTTCAGGGACAGCGGATATGCCAGAAGCGCTGACATCGCCAGATTAATCGCTGTTCCCACTACAGTTACAAAAATCGTAATTCCATATGCCCGAAATACATTTGATGCATTATCCACAATAAATCCATATGCATCTAAACTGAATTCCTTTGGAAAAAAGGAATATCCATCTCTTACCAGCGCTGTTTCAGAAGTAATCGAAGACATAAACAGCAGGATAAAAGGAAGCACAATACAAACTGTCACAAAAATCATGACTGTATGCGCCAGTATTTCAAATCTTTTTGCACTTTTACTCCGTACCATAATCCGCCTCCTAAAACATTGCATTTTCAGGGCTTATCTTTTTCACCAGAAGATTTGCCCCCATAACACAGATAAATCCTACAATAGACTGATAAAAGCCTGCCGCTGATGCCATTCCAATATTACCGGACTGCAAAAGAGCTCTGTAAACATAGGTATCAATAACATTCGTTGCATTATAAAGCTGACCGGAGTTTTGTGTCACCTGATAAAACAGACCAAAATCGGAATAGAAAATTCTTCCTACATTTAAAAAGTGTCAATGTAATAATTGACGGCATAATAGACGGCAACGTAATGTAACGAATCTGTTTCCATTTTGATGCTCCGTCTAATTCCGCAGCTTCATAAAAGGACGGATCAATACCGGATATGCTGGAAATATAAATCAGGCAGCCATATCCCACACCTTTCCATGTATTTACAATAATCAGAATCAGAGGCCAA
This region includes:
- a CDS encoding DUF975 family protein, coding for MEYGANWSRLELKTKAKEAFRGNYGSCVLMSIILMLLSGVVTAMERVGDEEYYFIEWGVVIGVSILSILLGIFLWNVFTVGGCRFFVENRDYNAPVSKILFGFQGSHYGNVVWVMFLMNLKIFLWTLLFIIPGIVKTYEYMMVPYILAEQPDIRQEDAFAISRQMMRNQKFDAFCLQLSFLGWDLLAVFTCGLAGIFWSFPYYYATEAELYAVLRDDWLQKQNSGSGQDTRTE
- a CDS encoding carbohydrate ABC transporter permease codes for the protein MVRSKSAKRFEILAHTVMIFVTVCIVLPFILLFMSSITSETALVRDGYSFFPKEFSLDAYGFIVDNASNVFRAYGITIFVTVVGTAINLAMSALLAYPLSLKNLPGRRILSFYIFFTMLFNGGLVPTYLMYTGIFHINNTLLAYIVPGFLMSAMNVMLIRTFFANSIPDALFEAAQIDGASQFQIFGKIVLPLGKPILVAMGLLSGLGYWNDWTNGLYYIRDTQLYGIQNLLNKMITDLTALTQNASGASTTAIADIPSASVRMAIAFVAMLPILCLYPFLQKYFTKGIALGAVKG
- a CDS encoding TetR/AcrR family transcriptional regulator, producing the protein MAEKTDRRVRKTKAQLRLGLARLMKQKSIKEITVKELVNEVDINRSTFYLHYTDIYDLLHSIEDELTREIRDTFHTHPVSPFTEDSLPFVEDIFRILAENKDICNALFGPNGDIAFIHRIENLISAHSLNVLRETFPDNIEELKYSYSFCLTGCIGLIKTWLTSDTNESPQEMAEIAFKLIINAVKTFYPQPA
- a CDS encoding ABC-ATPase domain-containing protein, yielding MFTSSHLRQQLSSINRKSYPAYKTLKGTYDFGDYQLCIDHVQGDPFASPSHISIRISRKLAGFPDFCLASRETCIALQDYLLRKFEEQIASYSFKAKGSGKSGLISTTHCGQEILERTACQITAKELIVRFTVGFPANGRTINAFELEKIFFDFLPICIQKALYYKNLNKKSVEEVIFLAEDQMFVRKELEKRNLAAFVADGAILPRQSGVSQKPMKNSIPFTSPASLKTELFLPHRGKLTGMGIPKGITLIAGGGYHGKSTLLNALETGVYNHILGDGREYVITDSTALKLRSEDGRFIKDVDISLFINDLPNKKDTHCFSTLDASGSTSQAAGIVEGMEAGTKLLLLDEDTSATNFMVRDTFIQQVISRDKEPITPFLERARDLYSKAGISTILVAGSSGAFFHIADTVIQMDSYKALDITEKVKKLCAEYPLLPSPAPVFSMPNFRRTMTAPAIKRDAYKELKLKKQGKDSFSIGKENVDLRYIEQLVDSEQTAALGELLRYAREHLIDNKKTVSQVIELLEEKLKKEGLAGICSSSYTPCGLAMPRRQEIYSCFNRYRR